The Methylobacterium sp. PvR107 genome contains a region encoding:
- a CDS encoding phosphatase PAP2 family protein produces MRPATAVWLRLRLNEVGPLVALLGLSILGYGFFYLAHEVGEGSTAALDRRILLSLRNPADLSDPIGPPWLEETMRDITGLGSVFTVLFLTCAVAAYLAVSGRRRIGLYVLAAVGSGELVSTVLKVFYQRPRPDLVPHGMEVFTASFPSGHATMSAIAYLTLATLIARVERNRRAKALVLALGVSLTLLVGLSRIYLGVHWPSDVLAGWCIGAAWASLCWFVALQLQRRGEVEAPDPPPPA; encoded by the coding sequence ATGCGGCCCGCCACGGCGGTCTGGCTGCGGCTGCGCCTCAACGAGGTCGGGCCCCTCGTCGCCCTGCTCGGCCTCAGCATCCTGGGCTACGGCTTCTTCTACCTCGCCCACGAGGTCGGCGAGGGATCCACCGCGGCCCTCGACCGCAGGATCCTGCTGAGCCTGCGCAATCCGGCCGACCTGTCCGACCCGATCGGGCCGCCCTGGCTCGAGGAGACGATGCGCGACATCACCGGCCTCGGCAGCGTGTTCACGGTGCTGTTCCTGACCTGCGCGGTCGCCGCTTACCTTGCGGTGTCCGGGCGCCGCCGGATCGGTCTGTACGTGCTCGCCGCCGTTGGCAGCGGCGAACTGGTCTCGACCGTGCTGAAGGTCTTCTACCAACGGCCCCGGCCGGATCTCGTGCCGCACGGCATGGAGGTGTTCACCGCGAGCTTCCCGAGCGGCCACGCCACCATGTCGGCGATCGCCTACCTGACCCTGGCGACCCTGATCGCCCGGGTGGAGCGCAACCGGCGCGCCAAGGCTCTGGTTCTGGCGCTCGGCGTGAGCCTGACGCTGCTGGTCGGCCTCAGCCGCATCTATCTCGGCGTGCATTGGCCGAGCGACGTGCTGGCCGGCTGGTGCATCGGCGCGGCCTGGGCGTCCCTGTGCTGGTTCGTCGCCCTGCAGCTTCAGCGCCGCGGTGAGGTCGAAGCGCCGGACCCGCCGCCGCCGGCCTGA
- a CDS encoding PilZ domain-containing protein: MRGAAFLREHDCTVRDVSLDGAGIRIAAETIPPESFDLFIPCRNATRRVFVAWRSGAAVGPGFDATQAASAPEAVVRRLAASETEVARLRAALLAGNSPEPGRVH, encoded by the coding sequence GTGCGCGGCGCCGCATTCCTGCGGGAGCACGACTGTACCGTGCGCGACGTGTCCCTGGACGGCGCGGGGATCCGCATCGCCGCCGAGACGATCCCGCCGGAAAGCTTCGACCTGTTCATCCCCTGCCGGAACGCGACGCGGCGGGTGTTCGTGGCGTGGCGGTCGGGCGCGGCCGTCGGTCCCGGCTTCGACGCAACGCAGGCGGCCTCCGCGCCGGAGGCGGTCGTCCGGCGCCTCGCCGCCAGCGAAACGGAGGTGGCGCGTCTGCGCGCCGCGCTCCTCGCTGGAAACAGCCCGGAACCCGGTCGCGTTCACTGA
- a CDS encoding Gfo/Idh/MocA family protein → MADDNRLSRRNLLAAGGALAGAAMGGPAQAAPPAPSVPADTGAVQGGRVMFPNWRGSGDRPPAPTPAPQPPGQRVGYCVIGLGRLSLDEILPAFGETKRSRLAAVMSGSPEKAKLVARQYGLPDDAVYGYDEWDRLKANPNVQVVYVVTPNGVHRDNVVAAAAAGKQVLCEKPMAVSSDECREMIAACAKASVKLMIAYRCQYEPHNRAVIRIARSGEFGRPRTIQAFNGQTTGLPEQWRLKKALAGGGSLPDIGLYCLNTTRAVLGEEPELIQAQIHSLADDPKYREVEETVSFTLRFPSGVIAQCMSSYGVYEARALTLHTSNASVDLQNAFAYEGQRLYIGHRDGKNAARDEKVLSAKNQFALEMDHFSRCIQENLRPRTPGEEGLQDQVLMEAIYEAARTGVPVKVGPPPGSGAGLDVTRGPEPEEPS, encoded by the coding sequence ATGGCGGACGACAACCGGCTCTCACGACGCAACCTTCTGGCCGCCGGGGGCGCCCTGGCCGGCGCCGCCATGGGAGGCCCCGCGCAGGCGGCCCCGCCGGCGCCGTCCGTCCCAGCCGATACCGGCGCGGTCCAGGGCGGCCGGGTGATGTTCCCGAACTGGCGCGGCTCTGGGGATCGTCCCCCGGCACCGACGCCAGCCCCGCAGCCGCCGGGCCAGCGCGTCGGCTACTGCGTCATCGGCCTCGGGCGGCTCAGCCTCGACGAGATCCTGCCGGCCTTCGGGGAGACCAAGCGCTCGCGGCTCGCCGCGGTGATGTCGGGCTCGCCCGAAAAGGCGAAGCTCGTAGCGCGCCAATACGGCCTGCCCGACGATGCCGTCTACGGCTACGACGAGTGGGATCGGCTGAAGGCCAATCCGAACGTCCAGGTGGTCTACGTCGTCACGCCGAACGGCGTGCACCGGGACAACGTCGTAGCCGCGGCCGCCGCCGGCAAGCAGGTGCTCTGCGAGAAGCCGATGGCGGTGTCCTCGGACGAGTGCCGCGAGATGATCGCGGCCTGCGCCAAGGCGAGCGTCAAGTTGATGATCGCCTATCGCTGCCAGTACGAGCCGCACAACCGCGCGGTGATCAGGATCGCCCGCTCGGGCGAGTTCGGCCGGCCCCGGACGATCCAGGCCTTCAACGGCCAGACGACCGGCCTGCCGGAGCAGTGGCGCCTCAAGAAGGCGCTGGCGGGCGGCGGCTCGCTGCCGGATATCGGGCTCTACTGCCTGAACACCACCCGTGCCGTGCTCGGCGAGGAGCCGGAGCTGATCCAGGCCCAGATCCACTCGCTGGCCGACGATCCGAAATACCGCGAGGTCGAGGAGACGGTGAGCTTCACCCTGCGCTTCCCGTCCGGGGTGATCGCGCAGTGCATGTCGAGCTACGGCGTCTACGAGGCGCGCGCGCTGACCCTGCACACCAGCAACGCGTCGGTCGATCTCCAGAACGCCTTCGCGTACGAGGGCCAGCGGCTCTACATCGGCCACCGCGACGGCAAGAATGCCGCCCGGGACGAGAAGGTCCTGAGCGCCAAGAATCAGTTCGCCCTGGAAATGGATCACTTCTCCCGGTGCATCCAGGAGAACCTGCGCCCGCGCACCCCCGGCGAGGAGGGACTGCAGGATCAGGTTTTGATGGAGGCGATCTACGAGGCCGCCCGCACCGGCGTGCCCGTCAAGGTCGGCCCGCCCCCTGGGTCCGGCGCGGGCCTCGACGTGACCCGCGGTCCGGAGCCGGAGGAGCCGAGCTGA
- the flgH gene encoding flagellar basal body L-ring protein FlgH, with translation MASRIVLNPLAAALLAGALGACNTADRLSQVGATPALSAIEDPTTQPGYKPVRMPMPDVQPVSYAPNSLWRTGSRAFFKDQRAARLGDLLTVKVNVTDQANISNETKRSRANTESFGLPNALGLENNAVGKAFGVGGTALLAATSATANDGAGSVQRAETVTTNVAAVVTQVLPNGNLVVEGKQEIRVNFEIREMVVAGVVRPEDIESDNTIDSTKIAQARIAYGGRGQITDVQQPRYGQQIVDILLPF, from the coding sequence CCTGAACCCGCTCGCCGCCGCGCTGCTTGCCGGCGCGCTCGGTGCCTGCAACACGGCCGACCGCCTCTCCCAGGTCGGCGCGACCCCGGCCCTGTCGGCGATCGAGGATCCGACGACCCAGCCCGGCTACAAGCCGGTGCGGATGCCGATGCCCGACGTCCAGCCGGTCTCCTATGCGCCGAACTCGCTCTGGCGCACCGGATCGCGCGCCTTCTTCAAGGATCAGCGCGCGGCCCGGCTCGGCGACCTCCTGACCGTAAAGGTCAATGTCACCGACCAAGCGAACATCAGCAACGAGACCAAGCGGTCGCGGGCCAACACCGAGAGCTTCGGCCTGCCGAACGCCCTCGGTCTCGAGAACAACGCCGTCGGCAAAGCCTTCGGCGTCGGCGGCACGGCGCTGCTCGCCGCCACCTCGGCCACCGCCAACGACGGTGCCGGCTCGGTCCAGCGCGCCGAGACCGTGACGACGAACGTGGCCGCCGTGGTGACCCAGGTGCTGCCCAACGGCAACCTCGTGGTGGAGGGCAAGCAGGAGATCCGGGTCAATTTCGAGATCCGCGAGATGGTGGTCGCCGGCGTCGTCCGGCCGGAGGACATCGAGTCCGACAACACCATCGATTCGACCAAGATCGCCCAGGCCCGGATCGCCTATGGCGGCCGCGGCCAGATCACCGACGTGCAGCAGCCACGCTACGGCCAGCAGATCGTCGACATCCTGCTGCCGTTCTGA